DNA sequence from the Chondrinema litorale genome:
AACGTCATCTTTCCACTTATTCAGACTTTTATTTTCGTCGCCGGATTGGTAGGGGAGATATAAAAAGGTGAGTCGCATCATTTCATCTTCATCATCCATTCCCCTTTCAAAAAAAGTATCTTTCGGTGGATAGCTCGGGTTGTTAGGATTATTATTGGTATTATCAAAAATAGCTTCGGCATGCACTACGCTACCAGCAGGTAGTTTTAATAGGTTTTTGTATTGGTAAAACTCCTGCCACTGAAAATCCCAGTCTGGAATGTTTACAAGTGGGATAGTATCTTTCTGAGGCGTTAATGCAAAAGCTTTAAAATTTTTGCCCAACAAATGCATGTGAGGGTTAATGCTTATAAGCGATAAAGTCTGCCCAACTTTAATATTCATTTCATATTTCACTACAGTATCTGCCGGAATGATGTTTTCCTTACTATAATCCAGTCCAGTTGGCTGAAATGTAATAAACTGAATCGTTCTCGAAACTGGCTTATCTGTAAAGTAGATACGTATTTCAGACTGATCTTCTGCTTCAACTGGTGAAGGTGCATAGTGTAAATTCCTGATCATAAAAATACCGCGTTTTGGCATTTTAAACCCAACTCCCTCTGGATATTGCTGAGGTGAGTTTCCCGGCAACCAACCATTGTGAAACATCTCTTTAGGTGCAGTTCCGCTTTCAGTATATAAATTGAAAAATCTGTAATCGTGCTGATCGTCTATATAATCATCATCTCCAAAAACAAAATAGTCTTTAGAGTTATAAATATCTACATCATCAGCAACTCCCAAAACCTGATAGCTGGCATGGTGCACCAATTTCTTGTTTCCGGGAACGAACTCTACTCCTTGCACAAACTTTTCTTCTTCCAACTCAAAAGGAATTTTATAACAGATATAAGTCTGCTCATTATTTCCGGGAATAATAAAAGGTTCTCGCATTTTTAAGACCAGATCGGGTGTTCTGCTTAATTGGCTACCCGATTTAAACTCAGGTAAATCTGCCTTTGGTTTTCCCTTGCCTTTTACAGCACCTTGTGCCACCCAATTCTTAATGGCATTTATCTCTTCATCGGTTAATGTTTTTTCATTGGCAAAAGAGCGATAATGCGGATCGGCTTTCCAAGGTGGCATGTATCGGGTTTCGATAACATGCTTAATAAAAGATGCTCTTTTAGAAACATCCTTATAGGTTTCTAAGGCAAAAGGGGCAGTGCCATTTTCATGATGGCAAGGCGTGCAGTTATTAAAGATGATTGGCGCAATATGCTCATTAAAAGTGGGCTGCGCTTGTTGAGCAACAGCTATTTGACTACAAAAAACAAATCCGGTAATAAAAACTATTACCAGATGCAAAGTGCTTTTCCAGTTCATCTGATCTTCTATTTGTTATGATGTTGATGTGAATCGTGTTTTTCTTTTTGGGAATGGTGCTCTTTATGATTTGGCATATTTAAAAAGCAGCCAATAGCTTTGGTTTTCTTTGTTAAGATAATGCTTTGTTTGTAGTGCGCATTAAGTGCTTCTTCCAAATATTTTTCTGTAATCACCTTACGCTTTTTACCCAATTCGTAAGCCCAGTTATCAATAGCTCCTTGGTATTGAACATCACCATTTTTATCAATTAAAAAAGACTCAGGTGAAATGCTAGCACCTAAATAAGTAGCAAGCTGATAGTCTGAATCTAGCAAAATATGAAATTCACCTATCTGATAATTGTCTCTAAATACTTTTATCTCTTTATTAGAATAATCGCTTCCCGGAATTACAAAATACACCTTGGGCGATTCTTCCTTAAATTTCTTGGAGAGCTCTTTTACAGTTAAAGTATAATTCTGCGCCAGAGGGCAATCTGGCAGAAAAAAGATAAAAATGCTGGCACTGTTGTTTTTGATATTACCTAATGAAAAAGTATCTCCCTTTAAGTTTTTCAAACTCATTTCTAACAAGCCCGGGTCTTTGTCTACGAAAGTATATGAGGATGAGAAAAGTACTATTGAAGCTAGTAGCAATATTGTAAAACGAAGCTTTATTAATAGTTTCATGGTATCAAGTGGCTAATTTTATCGTACTTATTTATCTGCAAACTGCCAGTTTAAACCCAGCCTTTTAACAATGTAAAAATGCCTTACAATCATTGTCTTTATAGCAATTGATTTCAGACGATCTAAAAACACAAGATATGTAAATGGATGAATATTTTTAAGCCCTCATAACAATGTTCCCAATAAATTAAAGGATGTAACATAAGCTTGCTGTAGAGTTTAGAATGGCTTAATCCTGAAGTAACACTAAATGTTTTATTTAGAGATGTAAAAATCCCTTAAACATTTTTTAAAATTAAAACCAAAGTAATGAGGAAATTTTTTCTAACAATTGCGGCAACGATTGTTTTTTATGCTACTGGTTACAGCCAGTTCTTCTTCGATGTAGAGGTTGATACTGCATGGTACGGAGAAACAATTCAAATGCCCCCTTCACCATTAAAATACCAAGTACTATTTATCGGAGACGATGACGTAGTTCAAACAACATCAACTTATGGAAATGATGCTGGAGAAGCTTTAGCAAAGCAATGGCATGACTTTATCGGATTTACTCCGGATGAAGATTCTGACGATTTAGGTTGGATCTCAGTAAACCACGAAGAAATCTCTGCGAATGACAGTATTGGAGACGGTGGTGGAATGACCGTTTTTAAAGTAAAAAGAAATGCAATTACAGATGAATTAGAAATTATAGAGCAAACTTTAGAAGATGGCCGTACTGGTAAATTCTTTAATGTTGACTTTGTAAATACTGTTGGTGAAACAGGTATGAACTGCGGTGGTATTACTTCTACTGTAGATGGTCGTATCTGGACTGCTGAAGAGTGGTTTCGTACTAGCAATGCCAGCATCTATGCTGAAGGCGAAGGTGTAAGAGACACTACAGACTGGACAATCTCGACAGACATTACTGGTGATTTTGACGGAAGTACTATCGAAAGATACCAAAACTTTAACTGGATGGTAGAAATCGACCCAAGAGAAGCAAAAGCTATTCGCAAACAATACAACTGGGGTCGCCAAGGATTCGAAGGTGGTGTGGTAATGCCAGACAACCAAACAATTTACACTGGTGAAGATGGAACTCCGGGTTTATTCACAAAATTCGTAGCAGACACTCCGGGCGACTTTACTTCAGGTACTACTTATGTTTACACTGCTAACGGAACTGCTAACCCTTGGGTAGAAATCGATAACACATCTCTTGAGACTATGCTAAACATGTCTGAAGTAGCTTTAACAAACGGAGCTGCTATGTTTAACAGAATTGAATGGGTAGTAACAGATGGCGAAAAAGTATATTTTACTGAAACTGGTAGAGATGGTATTGGTTCTGCTTTCGAAGAAGGTGCTGCTTTAGGAGGCACTTTAGATAATCACATGTTAAGTGCTGTAAGAATGCGTCATCCTGAAATGGAAGAAAAGCCAGATGAGCAAGTAATAGACTTTGTAATGGATGGTGGTTTTAACGATTACTATGGTAGAGTAAACGTTTACGATCCTGCAACTGGTGAAATCTCTGTTTATGTAGAAGGCGGTCCTTATTTAGAAGAATCCCCAGAAGTAAGCTCTTATCCTGACAAGCACTTATCTAATCCTGATGGTGTAAACATCTTAACAGTAGGTGGTAAAAACTACATGGTAATTTGCGAAGACTTAAATGGTAGCTCTTATGGTAGAGTTCCTGCTGGTGTTTCTAACAGAACTTGTGAAGCTTGGATGTTAGATATGTCTGTAGAAAACCCAACTGTTGATGATTTAACTCGTATTTCTGTTGTTCCTGTTGGTGCAGAAATTACTGGTGCTTGCCCAACTACAGATGGTAAAACTTTATTGTTAAACTCTCAGCACCCATCTACTTCAAATCCATACCCTTACAACAACTCTTTAACTTATGCTATTACTGGTTGGGATGGTGCTATCACGGCTTTAGAAGATGAAGGTCTTGTTTCTGAGGCAGACGGATTCAGGATTTTCCCTAATCCTGTTTCTCAGCAGTTAGAGTTTAATAAAGTAATTGATGCTGCTGTTTACAATGCAAATGGCAAGCGTATCAAAGTTGCTCGTAGC
Encoded proteins:
- a CDS encoding redoxin domain-containing protein; this encodes MKLLIKLRFTILLLASIVLFSSSYTFVDKDPGLLEMSLKNLKGDTFSLGNIKNNSASIFIFFLPDCPLAQNYTLTVKELSKKFKEESPKVYFVIPGSDYSNKEIKVFRDNYQIGEFHILLDSDYQLATYLGASISPESFLIDKNGDVQYQGAIDNWAYELGKKRKVITEKYLEEALNAHYKQSIILTKKTKAIGCFLNMPNHKEHHSQKEKHDSHQHHNK
- a CDS encoding alkaline phosphatase PhoX → MRKFFLTIAATIVFYATGYSQFFFDVEVDTAWYGETIQMPPSPLKYQVLFIGDDDVVQTTSTYGNDAGEALAKQWHDFIGFTPDEDSDDLGWISVNHEEISANDSIGDGGGMTVFKVKRNAITDELEIIEQTLEDGRTGKFFNVDFVNTVGETGMNCGGITSTVDGRIWTAEEWFRTSNASIYAEGEGVRDTTDWTISTDITGDFDGSTIERYQNFNWMVEIDPREAKAIRKQYNWGRQGFEGGVVMPDNQTIYTGEDGTPGLFTKFVADTPGDFTSGTTYVYTANGTANPWVEIDNTSLETMLNMSEVALTNGAAMFNRIEWVVTDGEKVYFTETGRDGIGSAFEEGAALGGTLDNHMLSAVRMRHPEMEEKPDEQVIDFVMDGGFNDYYGRVNVYDPATGEISVYVEGGPYLEESPEVSSYPDKHLSNPDGVNILTVGGKNYMVICEDLNGSSYGRVPAGVSNRTCEAWMLDMSVENPTVDDLTRISVVPVGAEITGACPTTDGKTLLLNSQHPSTSNPYPYNNSLTYAITGWDGAITALEDEGLVSEADGFRIFPNPVSQQLEFNKVIDAAVYNANGKRIKVARSIKTLDVSDLPAAVYIIKAKIDGDTRSLKFVKE